The Curtobacterium herbarum genome contains the following window.
GACCGGCTCTTCGATCGATACCAGAACGTCTACGGACAGAACCCCGAAGGAGCCATGCGATGACGCAGGACACCCCCACCACGACGGACGCCGTCGACCCCGAGGCCACGCTCGAGCGCTACGAGGTCTGGTTCCTCACCGGCTCGCAGGGCCTCTACGGCGAGGAGACCCTCCGCCAGGTCGAGGCACAGAGCCGCGCCGTGCACGCAGAGCTCGCGCCGCACGTCCCCGTGAAGCTCGTGTGGAAGCCCGTCCTCAAGGACGCCGACGGCATCCGCCGCGCCCTCATCGAGGCCAGCGCGGACGACGACGTCATCGGCGTGACGACGTGGATGCACACGTTCAGCCCCGCGAAGATGTGGATCGGCGGCCTCAACGCGCTGACCAAGCCGCTGCTGCACCTGCACACGCAGGCCAACGTCACGCTGCCCTGGGCGGACATCGACTTCGACTTCATGAACCTCAACCAGGCCGCCCACGGCGACCGCGAGTTCGGGTACGCCCTCGCCCGCATGGGTGTCCGGCACGCCACCGCCGTCGGCCACGTGTCCGACCCGCGCGTGCAGCAGCGCGTCGCCGACTGGACCCGAGCCGCCGCCGGAGCCGCCGCGATCCGTGAGCTCAAGCTGACACGGTTCGGCGACAACATGCGCTACGTCGCCGTCACCGAGGGCGACAAGACCGAGGCCGAGATCGAGCTCGGCGTGCAGGTCAACACCTGGGGTGTCAACGACCTCGTCGCCGCCGTGGACGCCGCGACGGCCGACACCGCCGCGGTCGACGCGCTCGTCGCTGCGTACGAGGCGGAGTACGACGTCGACCCGTCGCTCCGCGGCGACGGCGACCGGCACGGCGCCCTCCGCGACGGTGCCGCGATCGAGCTCGGCCTCCGCGCCCTGCTCGCCGAGAACGGCTCCGCTGCGTTCACCACGAACTTCGAGGACCTCGGCACGCTCAAGCAGCTGCCCGGCCTGGCCGTCCAGCGACTGATGGCGGACGGGTACGGCTTCGGC
Protein-coding sequences here:
- the araA gene encoding L-arabinose isomerase, with the protein product MTQDTPTTTDAVDPEATLERYEVWFLTGSQGLYGEETLRQVEAQSRAVHAELAPHVPVKLVWKPVLKDADGIRRALIEASADDDVIGVTTWMHTFSPAKMWIGGLNALTKPLLHLHTQANVTLPWADIDFDFMNLNQAAHGDREFGYALARMGVRHATAVGHVSDPRVQQRVADWTRAAAGAAAIRELKLTRFGDNMRYVAVTEGDKTEAEIELGVQVNTWGVNDLVAAVDAATADTAAVDALVAAYEAEYDVDPSLRGDGDRHGALRDGAAIELGLRALLAENGSAAFTTNFEDLGTLKQLPGLAVQRLMADGYGFGAEGDWKTAVLVRAMNVAGAGLPGGASLMEDYTYDLTPGAEKILGAHMLEVSPTLTSSTPTLEIHPLGIGGKDDPVRLVFTADAGPAVVAALSDTRDGFRLTANVVEVVPPTEALPNLPVGRAVWEPQPSFPVSAEAWLTAGAAHHTVMTTAVGIQVLEDLATMIGTEFLVIDEHTTVRGFRDEVRTQQTWHRLDRGF